The stretch of DNA ACAAGTTCGTCGGCTCGCACGGTTCCTCCATGGCGAGCGATCTCGACGGGGCGCCGGTCTTCATGGCGACCACCGGATTCTCGCTCAAGTACGAGGAGGAGCGGGCGCCCGCGATCCGCTTCACCGACGTCAAGGATTACCAGAAGCGCCGGACGTGACCGGCCGGCCGGTGCCCGCCCCAGGGATGGGGCGGCGCCGGGGGCTTCAGAGCTTGCCGAGCATCGGGAAGTCGACGTTGAGGCTCGAGATCGGGCTGACCGGCGTCTCGCGCTTGCGTGGCCGGCCGTTGAGCACCTGCTTCAGCTTCGTCTTCAGCAGCGACAGGTCGAAGGGCTTCAGGATGAAGGCGTCGGCGCCGGCGAGGTGCGCGACGTTGATGTCCTCGAAGCTGAACGACGTCTCGGTGAGGATGAACGGCATGTTCATCAGCATGTCGTCGGAGCGGATCTCGCGCAGGAGCTGGATCCCGTCCATCGGCTCCATGTCGAGATCGGAGATCACCAGGCCGTAGCGCTTGCTGCGCAGCGCCTCGAGTGCCTGCGGCCCGTCGGTCACGCCTTCGACCTCCGGGAAGCCGAGGCGGTTCATCAGCTCGGTAATCAGGCGGACGAGTTTGACCTGGTCGTCGACGATCAGGATCGGGGGTGCTTCGCTCATCGGATCCAGCCAACGGGGTTAGGTTTGAGAGGGCTCGGCGGGAGGGTTCCGACGAGCCCTTAAGCAGGTTTCGCAAGCGGGGCCGACGGTCCCGCGATGGAAACCTGCGACGGGGACGGTCCGGGCGGCGCCGCGTCGGCGCCTTCTAGACGAAGAGGTGGTCGATGCCCTGCTTGGCCATGGTGTCGGCCTGGAGGGCCTGGGCGAGGGCGTGGATCGTGCTCGCCTTCGGGGTCCCGCGCTGGAGCATCGGCGCCAGGTTGGCCTTCTGGAACAGGGCGTCGTTGGCTGCGGTGCGCAGGACATACGCG from Methylobacterium aquaticum encodes:
- a CDS encoding response regulator, whose amino-acid sequence is MSEAPPILIVDDQVKLVRLITELMNRLGFPEVEGVTDGPQALEALRSKRYGLVISDLDMEPMDGIQLLREIRSDDMLMNMPFILTETSFSFEDINVAHLAGADAFILKPFDLSLLKTKLKQVLNGRPRKRETPVSPISSLNVDFPMLGKL